A single region of the Streptomyces diastaticus subsp. diastaticus genome encodes:
- a CDS encoding PH domain-containing protein: protein MNEASGPPHDEAAEDGPRRTGPARAAGPVGDASGQAPVSAGRPGSGERRLHPVTPLRRAWAPVALLAGWALHDPGSAYRHVSDLATSTLLLGLGVLLPAAALYGFLSWWVTHFSVTDTELRIRTGVLFRRTAHIRLDRLQAVDVTQPLLARFLGVAKLKMDVIGTSSKDELAYLGEPDARALRAELLARAAGFAPETAGEVGEAPVRRLVRVAPRMLAVSLLLTATTWLSLVGALIVPGFLWFATHNLWTVLAAGLPLLGAAGATSAGRFVREYDWTLGESPDGLRLDHGLLDRSHETVPPGRVQTVRVVEPWLWRRLGWVRVELDVAGSQNGVLLPVADRATAREIISRVLAGAEVPEEFLPPPGRAAWCVPAWWRGYGLAVTDRLFAARHGLFHRTVALVPHAKVQSVRLEQGPWQRHQGVADLHVDTGASKTVTAHLRDATEAAALLREQADRSRTSRRTAHPDRWMTGPGAGAEEGNGGGTGAVPSPG, encoded by the coding sequence GTGAACGAGGCGTCGGGCCCGCCCCACGACGAGGCCGCCGAGGACGGGCCCCGGCGCACCGGGCCGGCCCGCGCCGCCGGGCCCGTGGGCGACGCCTCCGGCCAGGCACCCGTCTCCGCCGGCCGGCCCGGTTCCGGCGAGCGTCGTCTGCACCCCGTCACGCCGTTGCGGCGGGCCTGGGCGCCGGTGGCGCTCCTGGCGGGGTGGGCACTGCACGATCCGGGCAGCGCGTACCGGCATGTCAGTGATCTGGCGACCAGCACCTTGCTGCTAGGGCTCGGCGTGTTGTTGCCGGCCGCCGCGCTGTACGGCTTCCTCTCCTGGTGGGTGACCCACTTCTCGGTGACCGACACGGAGTTGCGCATCCGGACGGGAGTGCTGTTCCGGCGTACCGCGCACATCCGGCTCGACCGGCTGCAGGCGGTCGACGTGACGCAGCCGCTGCTCGCCCGCTTCCTCGGGGTGGCCAAGCTGAAGATGGACGTCATCGGCACCAGCAGCAAGGACGAACTGGCCTACCTCGGTGAGCCGGACGCGCGCGCCCTGCGGGCCGAACTGCTGGCGCGCGCGGCCGGGTTCGCCCCGGAGACGGCGGGCGAGGTCGGAGAGGCGCCGGTACGGCGACTGGTCCGGGTGGCGCCGCGTATGCTCGCCGTCTCCCTGCTGCTGACGGCGACCACCTGGCTGTCGCTGGTCGGCGCGTTGATCGTGCCGGGGTTCCTCTGGTTCGCCACCCACAACCTGTGGACGGTACTGGCCGCCGGCCTCCCGCTGCTGGGCGCCGCCGGGGCCACCAGCGCGGGGCGCTTCGTCCGCGAGTACGACTGGACGCTCGGTGAGTCCCCCGACGGGCTGCGGCTGGACCACGGGCTGCTCGACCGCTCGCACGAGACGGTGCCGCCCGGCCGGGTGCAGACGGTACGGGTCGTCGAGCCGTGGCTGTGGCGGCGGCTCGGCTGGGTACGCGTGGAGCTGGACGTCGCCGGTTCGCAGAACGGGGTGCTGCTGCCGGTGGCCGACCGCGCGACGGCGCGGGAGATCATCTCGCGGGTTCTCGCGGGCGCCGAGGTGCCCGAGGAGTTCCTCCCGCCGCCGGGCCGCGCGGCCTGGTGCGTACCGGCCTGGTGGCGGGGGTACGGCCTCGCGGTCACCGACCGCCTCTTCGCCGCCCGGCACGGCCTGTTCCACCGCACCGTCGCTCTCGTCCCGCACGCCAAGGTGCAGAGTGTCCGGCTGGAACAGGGGCCGTGGCAGCGCCACCAGGGCGTCGCCGACCTGCACGTCGACACCGGCGCATCCAAGACGGTCACCGCCCACCTCCGCGACGCCACCGAGGCGGCCGCGCTCCTCCGCGAGCAGGCCGACCGCTCCCGCACCAGCCGCCGCACGGCACACCCCGACCGGTGGATGACGGGTCCGGGAGCGGGAGCGGAAGAGGGGAACGGCGGCGGGACGGGCGCCGTCCCGTCTCCCGGGTGA
- a CDS encoding response regulator, translating into MAPIRVMLVDDQTLLRTGFRMVLTAQPDMEVVGEASDGAEAIEVLRSTAVDVVLMDVRMPRLDGVEATRRICAAENPPKVLILTTFDLDEYAFTGLRAGASGFMLKDVPPSELLTAIRSVHSGDAVVAPSTTRRLLDRFAPMLPDAAAAPRHAGLDRLTGREREVMILVAQGLSNGEIAAHLVLSEATVKTHVGRILTKLGLRDRVQVVVLAYETGLVRAGSGGSGPAR; encoded by the coding sequence ATGGCGCCGATCCGCGTGATGCTCGTGGACGACCAGACGCTTCTGCGCACCGGCTTCCGCATGGTGCTCACGGCCCAGCCGGACATGGAGGTGGTCGGGGAGGCGAGCGACGGCGCCGAGGCGATCGAGGTGCTGCGGTCCACCGCCGTCGACGTGGTGCTGATGGACGTGCGGATGCCGCGCCTGGACGGGGTGGAGGCCACCCGGCGGATCTGCGCCGCCGAGAACCCGCCGAAGGTGCTGATCCTGACCACCTTCGACCTGGACGAGTACGCCTTCACCGGCCTCCGGGCCGGTGCCAGCGGGTTCATGCTCAAGGACGTTCCTCCTTCCGAACTGCTCACCGCGATCCGTTCCGTGCACAGCGGTGACGCCGTGGTCGCGCCGTCGACCACGCGCCGCCTCCTCGACCGGTTCGCGCCGATGCTCCCCGACGCGGCCGCCGCCCCCCGGCACGCCGGACTGGACCGGCTCACCGGCCGGGAGCGCGAGGTGATGATCCTCGTCGCCCAGGGCCTCTCCAACGGCGAGATCGCCGCCCACCTCGTCCTCTCCGAGGCCACCGTCAAGACCCACGTCGGCCGCATCCTCACCAAGCTCGGTCTGCGCGACCGCGTCCAGGTCGTCGTCCTCGCCTACGAGACGGGCCTGGTCCGCGCCGGCTCCGGGGGGAGCGGACCCGCCCGCTGA
- a CDS encoding threonine aldolase family protein, with the protein MNENERDRQTVTDPAEPTADTARPPEERPRGEGPGGDDPHARRAAALRSAERVLARHSTDATLQERLAALSTQAASVHDLAEPVDVYGNGVVEALEDRVADVLGTEAAAFFPTGTMAQQVALRCWAGRSGNHTVALHPLSHPEVHEGGALGAVSGLRTVHPTRERRLPTAAEVAEFPEPFGTLMLELPLRDAGFVLPDWAELTEVVAAARERDAVVHLDGARLWECAAHFGRALPEIASLADSVYVSFYKSLEGIGGAALAGPADLVDEARVWRHRYGGQLFQQFPTALAALHGLETVLPLLPSYVAKAREVAEAIGEGFAAAGAPWFRIHPRPVHTHQFQVWLPYEAQVLDAAVTELAEETGTALFRRWMPGDAPGVSVAEVTVAGPGLAWTPTEVAEAAETFARRVAAAG; encoded by the coding sequence ATGAACGAGAACGAGCGGGACCGACAGACGGTGACGGACCCGGCGGAGCCGACCGCGGACACGGCCCGGCCCCCGGAGGAGAGGCCACGGGGCGAAGGACCCGGCGGGGATGACCCGCACGCCCGCCGCGCGGCGGCCCTGCGGAGTGCGGAGCGGGTGCTCGCGCGCCACAGCACGGACGCCACCCTTCAGGAGCGCCTCGCCGCACTCTCCACGCAGGCCGCCTCCGTCCACGACCTCGCGGAGCCGGTGGACGTGTACGGCAACGGCGTGGTCGAGGCCCTGGAGGACCGGGTGGCCGACGTGCTCGGCACCGAGGCGGCCGCCTTCTTCCCCACCGGGACGATGGCGCAGCAGGTCGCCCTGCGCTGCTGGGCAGGGCGCTCGGGCAACCACACGGTGGCGCTCCACCCGCTCTCCCATCCCGAGGTGCACGAGGGCGGCGCGCTGGGCGCGGTGAGCGGGCTGCGCACGGTCCACCCGACGCGTGAGCGCCGGCTGCCCACGGCCGCCGAGGTCGCGGAGTTCCCCGAGCCGTTCGGCACCCTCATGCTGGAGCTGCCGCTGCGGGACGCCGGTTTCGTCCTGCCGGACTGGGCGGAGCTGACGGAGGTGGTGGCCGCCGCCCGCGAGCGGGACGCCGTGGTGCACCTGGACGGCGCCCGGCTCTGGGAGTGCGCCGCACACTTCGGCCGGGCCCTGCCGGAGATCGCCTCCCTCGCCGACAGTGTCTACGTCTCCTTCTACAAGTCGCTGGAGGGCATCGGCGGCGCCGCCCTGGCGGGCCCGGCCGACCTGGTGGACGAGGCCAGGGTCTGGCGCCACCGGTACGGGGGCCAGCTCTTCCAGCAGTTCCCCACCGCCCTCGCGGCCCTGCACGGCCTGGAGACGGTCCTGCCGCTGCTCCCCTCGTACGTGGCCAAGGCCCGAGAGGTCGCCGAGGCGATCGGCGAGGGGTTCGCGGCGGCCGGGGCACCCTGGTTCCGGATCCACCCGCGCCCGGTCCACACGCACCAGTTCCAGGTCTGGCTGCCCTACGAGGCCCAGGTGCTGGACGCGGCCGTCACGGAGCTGGCCGAGGAGACGGGCACGGCTCTGTTCCGCCGCTGGATGCCGGGGGACGCGCCCGGCGTCTCGGTGGCCGAGGTGACGGTGGCGGGGCCGGGACTGGCGTGGACGCCCACGGAGGTCGCCGAGGCCGCCGAGACGTTCGCCCGGCGGGTGGCGGCGGCCGGGTGA
- a CDS encoding response regulator transcription factor — MAIRILLAEDMHMVRGALVALLNLENDLEVVCEVGRGDDIVPSALEHRPDIAIIDIDLPGIDGLTAAARLRESLPECRTLILTNLGRPGTLRRALSAHVSGYLLKDAPPHELATAVRRVVAGHRVIDPQLALSAWDGADSPLTERETEVLRLVAQGWEPGEIAKELHLSAGTVRNYLTTVVSKLNARNRVDAIRIAQASDWLL; from the coding sequence ATGGCGATACGCATCCTGCTGGCCGAGGACATGCACATGGTCCGCGGCGCCCTGGTCGCCCTGCTGAACCTGGAGAACGACCTGGAGGTCGTCTGCGAGGTCGGCCGCGGCGACGACATCGTGCCGAGTGCGCTGGAACACCGGCCGGACATCGCGATCATCGACATCGACCTGCCCGGGATCGACGGGCTCACCGCGGCGGCGCGGCTGCGCGAGTCGCTGCCCGAGTGCCGGACGTTGATCCTGACCAATCTCGGGCGTCCCGGCACCCTGCGCCGTGCCCTCTCGGCGCACGTCTCCGGCTACCTGCTCAAGGACGCCCCGCCGCACGAACTGGCCACCGCCGTACGGCGGGTGGTGGCCGGCCACCGGGTCATCGACCCCCAGCTCGCCCTCTCGGCGTGGGACGGCGCCGACAGCCCGCTCACCGAGCGGGAGACGGAAGTGCTGCGGCTGGTCGCGCAGGGCTGGGAGCCGGGCGAGATCGCCAAGGAGCTGCACCTTTCGGCCGGGACGGTCCGCAACTACCTGACCACGGTGGTCTCCAAGCTCAACGCCCGCAACCGGGTGGACGCGATCAGGATCGCGCAGGCCTCCGACTGGTTGCTGTGA
- a CDS encoding sensor histidine kinase — protein sequence MQRLYDLIRRHPTWVDCFWAVVLLGVSSMELLPADPDHPRRIPLVPHAVIVGVFCVTLALRRKAPERTLLLAVAGGVAQLVLNVPVIPADFAMLVVIHTAAAHGAKWSSRLALAGGLLAAPLAQARWPLESGGTAARLFWAAVMTVPFVLAWVLGDSLRTRRAYFAQLEERADRLEREREAQAKIVVAAERARIARELHDVVAHNVSVMVVQADGAAYVIDAAPDQAKTALETISTTGRQALAEMRRLLGVLRSDGQPDTGEYVPQPDADQLGELIEQVRASGLTVDYRVEGSPRPLPSGVGLTAYRIVQEALTNTRKHAGPDVGASVRLVYFDDGVGVLVEDDGAGAPRELYGEGGADGQGQGLIGMRERVGMVGGTLDAGPRPGGGFRISVLLPLKPAG from the coding sequence GTGCAGCGTCTCTACGATCTCATCCGCCGACACCCCACGTGGGTCGACTGCTTCTGGGCCGTCGTCCTGCTCGGTGTCAGCTCGATGGAGCTGCTGCCGGCCGACCCGGACCACCCGCGACGGATTCCCCTCGTCCCGCACGCCGTGATCGTCGGTGTCTTCTGCGTGACGCTCGCGCTGCGCCGGAAGGCGCCCGAGCGGACGCTGCTCCTCGCCGTCGCCGGAGGCGTGGCCCAACTCGTGCTGAACGTGCCGGTGATCCCGGCCGACTTCGCGATGCTGGTGGTCATCCACACCGCCGCGGCGCACGGCGCGAAGTGGTCCTCGCGGCTGGCGCTCGCCGGCGGGCTGCTCGCGGCGCCGCTCGCCCAGGCCCGCTGGCCGCTGGAGAGCGGGGGTACGGCGGCCCGGCTGTTCTGGGCGGCCGTGATGACGGTGCCGTTCGTCCTCGCGTGGGTGCTGGGCGACTCGCTGCGCACCCGCCGGGCCTACTTCGCGCAGCTGGAGGAGCGGGCCGACCGGCTGGAGCGGGAACGCGAGGCGCAGGCCAAGATCGTCGTCGCCGCCGAGCGGGCCCGCATCGCCCGGGAGCTGCACGACGTGGTCGCCCACAACGTCTCCGTCATGGTGGTCCAGGCCGACGGTGCCGCGTACGTCATCGACGCCGCCCCCGACCAGGCCAAGACCGCCCTGGAGACCATCTCCACCACCGGCCGGCAGGCGCTCGCCGAGATGCGACGGCTGCTCGGCGTGCTGCGCAGCGACGGCCAGCCGGACACCGGCGAGTACGTACCGCAGCCCGACGCCGACCAGCTCGGCGAGCTGATCGAGCAGGTTCGCGCCTCCGGGCTCACCGTCGACTACCGCGTCGAGGGCTCGCCCCGCCCCCTGCCCAGCGGCGTCGGCCTCACCGCCTACCGCATCGTCCAGGAAGCCCTGACCAACACCCGCAAGCACGCCGGTCCCGACGTGGGCGCCAGCGTCCGGCTCGTCTACTTCGACGACGGCGTCGGTGTCCTGGTCGAGGACGACGGCGCCGGAGCCCCCCGCGAGCTGTACGGGGAGGGCGGCGCCGACGGTCAGGGCCAGGGGCTGATCGGGATGCGGGAACGCGTCGGCATGGTCGGCGGCACGCTGGACGCGGGCCCGCGCCCGGGCGGCGGCTTCCGCATCAGCGTCCTGCTCCCGCTGAAACCGGCGGGGTGA
- a CDS encoding PH domain-containing protein has product METGSGTAAGGAAAGGTAPEGPCGDPAWTALPPGLLVMRRLLLVAWSVGLALVAGVALGLLAGPGWALFALVPLSVLPWGWPLLARNWRSWRYAERADDLLISRGVLWHEQTVVPYGRMQLVEVTSGPLERRFGLAGVQLHTAAAATDARIPGLHPSEAERLRDRLTELGEARSAGL; this is encoded by the coding sequence ATGGAGACGGGGAGCGGGACTGCGGCGGGCGGAGCGGCGGCCGGCGGCACAGCACCGGAGGGCCCCTGCGGCGACCCGGCGTGGACCGCGCTGCCGCCGGGACTGCTGGTGATGCGCCGGCTGCTGCTGGTCGCCTGGTCGGTGGGGCTCGCCCTGGTGGCCGGGGTGGCGCTCGGCCTGCTGGCCGGTCCCGGCTGGGCCCTGTTCGCGCTGGTTCCCCTCTCGGTCCTGCCGTGGGGCTGGCCCCTGCTGGCCCGGAACTGGCGCTCGTGGCGGTACGCCGAGCGCGCCGACGACCTGCTGATCAGCCGGGGCGTGCTCTGGCACGAACAGACGGTGGTGCCGTACGGCCGGATGCAACTGGTCGAGGTGACCTCCGGCCCGCTGGAACGCCGGTTCGGCCTGGCCGGGGTGCAGCTGCACACGGCGGCCGCCGCGACCGACGCCCGCATCCCCGGCCTGCACCCGTCCGAGGCGGAACGCCTCCGCGACCGCCTCACCGAACTGGGCGAGGCCCGCTCGGCGGGCCTGTGA
- a CDS encoding NADH oxidase: MRKADGHSAMHLWSLGEDIGIEDDASGDGIVLTGPNGTDRVAEASPLVREALRRMQLGPVLLANLAPGRREASAPRGALPVGSDDPALARALGGISHLVVRTLAIDDLGGPLLSAVPVVRPAPFVPVRPPPRQAMRLMDEVSLTPESGGFALSSAAASHRVLLHRPEAALVASLLGWPVTPEAAADVLPVPGVVPTGVIGYLTAAGMAAPVHGPRPAPAGEPPAVS; the protein is encoded by the coding sequence GTGAGAAAGGCGGACGGGCACAGCGCGATGCACCTCTGGTCCCTCGGTGAGGACATCGGCATCGAGGACGACGCCTCCGGTGACGGAATCGTCCTGACCGGGCCGAACGGCACCGACCGGGTGGCCGAGGCGTCCCCGCTGGTACGGGAGGCGCTGCGGCGGATGCAGCTCGGGCCCGTGCTGCTCGCCAACCTCGCCCCGGGGCGCCGCGAAGCGTCCGCGCCGCGGGGAGCGCTCCCGGTCGGCAGCGACGACCCCGCGCTGGCCCGGGCTCTGGGCGGCATCTCCCACCTCGTGGTGCGCACCCTGGCCATCGACGATCTGGGCGGACCGCTGCTTTCGGCCGTTCCCGTGGTCCGGCCCGCCCCGTTCGTCCCGGTCCGGCCGCCGCCCCGGCAGGCGATGCGGCTGATGGACGAGGTCTCACTGACCCCGGAGAGCGGCGGCTTCGCGCTGAGTTCGGCGGCCGCCTCGCACCGTGTCCTGCTGCACCGGCCGGAGGCGGCGTTGGTCGCCTCGCTGCTGGGCTGGCCCGTGACCCCGGAGGCCGCCGCCGACGTGCTGCCGGTACCCGGCGTGGTGCCCACGGGGGTGATCGGCTATCTGACCGCCGCCGGGATGGCCGCGCCGGTCCACGGGCCGCGCCCCGCCCCGGCGGGGGAGCCGCCGGCGGTCTCCTGA
- a CDS encoding sensor histidine kinase: MRRGDDEPLEDSGSTGKARPDTEEEAATPGARADHLYLPAPRLARIILVVVLLGYLSVTAINLAAAPHTRFSLVLSFVCQAGVFLLQIRHSGAGARHAPLWGRCVTLGCQAALTYVPLIFFRSQWGSMAGFLAGSLLLLLPPRRAWPAYGLVGSTMAIPPLLEGLPLRDAFYLAQSSLLTGLVVYGLSRLAELVKALHDTRIELTRMAVTQERLRFARDLHDLLGYSLSVITLKSELIHRLVPSHPERAMEEVGEVLAVSRKSLADVRSVAAGLRGMSLEQELASAESLLRSADVTVHSDIRLGEIDPQVDTVLAAVAREAITNLLRHSRASVCAITSVQDDGVVRLRISNDGVDPSYRDVSPHSGSGLGNLETRLGAVSGRLSVSRAGDETFTLIAEVPAHPAPGAPARRAEAYAQGPTA, translated from the coding sequence ATGAGACGGGGCGATGACGAACCACTGGAGGATTCCGGGTCGACCGGGAAGGCGAGACCGGACACCGAGGAGGAAGCCGCCACACCGGGAGCACGGGCCGACCACCTGTACCTCCCGGCGCCGAGACTGGCCCGGATCATCCTGGTCGTGGTGCTGCTCGGCTACCTCAGCGTCACCGCGATCAACCTCGCCGCGGCTCCGCACACCCGGTTCTCGCTGGTGCTCTCCTTCGTCTGCCAGGCCGGGGTCTTCCTGCTCCAGATCCGCCATTCGGGCGCGGGTGCCCGGCACGCGCCGCTGTGGGGGCGGTGCGTCACCCTCGGCTGCCAGGCGGCGCTGACCTACGTACCGCTGATCTTCTTCCGGTCCCAGTGGGGCTCGATGGCCGGCTTCCTCGCCGGGTCGCTGCTGCTCCTGCTGCCGCCGCGGCGTGCCTGGCCCGCCTACGGCCTCGTCGGCTCGACCATGGCGATCCCGCCGCTGCTGGAGGGCCTGCCGCTGCGCGACGCGTTCTACCTGGCGCAGTCCAGCCTGCTGACCGGGCTGGTGGTCTACGGGCTCTCGCGCCTGGCGGAACTGGTCAAGGCGCTGCACGACACCCGGATCGAGCTGACCCGGATGGCGGTCACGCAGGAACGGCTGCGCTTCGCCCGAGACCTGCACGACCTGCTCGGCTACAGCCTCTCCGTGATCACTCTGAAGAGCGAGCTGATCCACCGCCTGGTGCCCAGCCACCCCGAGCGGGCCATGGAGGAGGTCGGCGAGGTCCTCGCCGTCTCCCGGAAATCCCTCGCCGACGTGCGTTCGGTCGCCGCCGGCCTGCGCGGGATGTCGCTGGAGCAGGAGCTGGCCTCGGCCGAGTCGCTGCTGCGGTCCGCGGATGTCACGGTCCACAGCGACATCCGGCTCGGCGAGATCGATCCGCAGGTTGACACGGTGCTGGCGGCGGTCGCCCGAGAGGCGATCACCAACCTGCTGCGCCACTCGCGGGCCTCGGTCTGCGCCATCACGTCCGTCCAGGACGACGGCGTGGTCCGGCTCCGTATCTCCAACGACGGGGTCGACCCCTCCTACCGCGACGTCTCGCCGCACAGCGGCAGCGGTCTGGGCAACCTGGAGACGCGGCTGGGGGCGGTCTCCGGCCGGCTCTCCGTCTCCCGGGCGGGGGACGAGACCTTCACCCTCATCGCGGAGGTACCCGCGCACCCGGCCCCCGGGGCCCCCGCCCGGAGGGCCGAGGCGTACGCCCAGGGCCCCACCGCCTGA
- a CDS encoding NADH-quinone oxidoreductase subunit D, with product MTETMIGIGGGAESTDMVLNIGPQHPSTHGVLRLRIVLDGERVVSAEPVVGYMHRGAEKLFEARDYRQIVMLANRHDWLSAFCNELGVVIAVERMLGMEVPERAVWLRTLLAELNRVLNHLMFLGSYPLELGGITPMFHAFTEREELQAVMEELSGGRMHYMFNRVGGLKEDLPAGWPGRARAAVAGVRARMDVFDRLVLGNEIFRGRTRGIGVLSQEHVHAYGVSGPIARASGVDFDLRRDEPYLAYGELADVLEVVTREEGDCLARFECLLEQTYNSLDLADACLDRYAELPPGPVNQRLPKVLKAPEGHTYAWTENPLGINGYYLVSKGEKTPYRLKLRSASYNNIQALAVLLPGTLVADMVSILGSLFFVVGDIDK from the coding sequence ATGACGGAGACGATGATCGGCATCGGCGGCGGCGCGGAGAGCACCGACATGGTGCTCAACATCGGCCCCCAGCACCCCTCCACCCATGGTGTGCTCAGGCTGCGCATCGTGCTCGACGGGGAACGGGTCGTCTCGGCCGAACCGGTCGTCGGCTACATGCACCGGGGTGCCGAGAAACTCTTCGAGGCGCGTGACTACCGGCAGATCGTCATGCTCGCCAACCGCCACGACTGGCTGTCGGCTTTCTGCAACGAGCTGGGTGTGGTCATCGCGGTCGAGCGGATGCTCGGCATGGAGGTGCCCGAGCGGGCCGTCTGGCTGCGGACGCTGCTGGCCGAGCTGAACCGGGTGCTGAACCACCTGATGTTCCTCGGCTCGTACCCCCTCGAACTCGGCGGCATCACGCCGATGTTCCACGCCTTCACCGAGCGCGAGGAGCTCCAGGCCGTCATGGAGGAACTCTCCGGCGGCCGGATGCACTACATGTTCAACCGGGTCGGTGGCCTCAAGGAGGACCTGCCGGCGGGCTGGCCCGGGCGTGCCCGTGCCGCCGTCGCCGGCGTCCGGGCCCGCATGGACGTCTTCGACCGGCTCGTCCTCGGCAACGAGATCTTCCGCGGCCGTACCCGGGGCATCGGAGTCCTCAGCCAGGAGCACGTCCACGCCTACGGGGTCAGCGGCCCCATCGCCCGTGCCTCCGGCGTCGACTTCGACCTGCGCCGCGACGAGCCCTACCTCGCCTACGGGGAGCTCGCCGACGTCCTGGAGGTCGTCACCCGGGAGGAGGGCGACTGCCTGGCCCGCTTCGAGTGCCTGCTGGAGCAGACCTACAACTCCCTCGACCTCGCCGACGCCTGCCTCGACCGGTACGCCGAGCTGCCGCCCGGCCCCGTCAACCAGCGGCTGCCCAAGGTGCTGAAGGCCCCCGAGGGCCACACCTACGCCTGGACCGAGAACCCGCTCGGCATCAACGGCTACTACCTGGTCAGCAAGGGGGAGAAGACGCCCTACCGGCTCAAGCTCCGTTCCGCCTCGTACAACAACATCCAGGCGCTGGCCGTCCTGTTGCCGGGCACCCTCGTCGCCGACATGGTCTCCATCCTGGGCTCGCTCTTCTTCGTGGTCGGGGACATCGACAAGTAG
- a CDS encoding SAM-dependent methyltransferase gives MTGEDEWRGWRSATEEALYGPGGFYGCAAGPAGHFRTSVHASALFARAVTRLLGAVDRSLGGPPELAFVDMGAGRGELCAGVLRALPPELADRTRVVAVERAVGRPRGLDPRVEWRAAPPDGVTGLLFANEWLDNVPAEVAEVAPDGRVRLVEVAPDGTERLGPEPSAGERDWLRRWWPLAGAAPGTRAEIGAPRDAAWAAATGTVRRGVAVAVDYAHERAARPPFGTLSGFREGRETRPVPDGSCDLTAHVALDACAAAFTATPGAAAGPGPALLTQREALQGLGVHGGRPPLSLASTDPAAYVRALSGAGEAAELTARGGLGDFGWLLCPVGTELPPLGSEPPPRTTEPPPPGTDPGGGGG, from the coding sequence ATGACGGGCGAGGACGAGTGGCGCGGGTGGCGGTCGGCGACGGAAGAGGCGCTGTACGGGCCGGGCGGGTTCTACGGGTGCGCGGCCGGTCCGGCCGGGCACTTCCGGACGTCGGTGCACGCCTCTGCGCTGTTCGCCCGGGCGGTGACCCGGCTGCTCGGCGCGGTCGACCGGTCGCTCGGCGGACCGCCGGAACTGGCCTTCGTCGACATGGGCGCGGGCCGGGGTGAGCTGTGCGCCGGGGTGCTTCGCGCGTTGCCTCCGGAGCTGGCGGACCGGACCAGGGTGGTCGCGGTGGAACGGGCCGTGGGCCGGCCGCGGGGCCTCGACCCGCGGGTCGAGTGGCGGGCCGCCCCGCCCGACGGCGTGACGGGGCTGCTCTTCGCCAACGAGTGGCTGGACAACGTTCCCGCCGAGGTCGCCGAGGTCGCTCCCGACGGGAGGGTACGCCTGGTGGAGGTCGCGCCGGACGGCACGGAGCGCCTGGGACCCGAACCGTCGGCCGGGGAGCGGGACTGGCTGCGGCGGTGGTGGCCGCTGGCCGGTGCCGCTCCCGGGACGCGCGCGGAGATCGGCGCGCCTCGGGACGCCGCCTGGGCCGCGGCCACCGGGACGGTGCGCCGCGGTGTCGCCGTGGCCGTGGACTACGCCCACGAGCGCGCGGCCCGGCCGCCCTTCGGGACGCTCTCCGGTTTCCGGGAGGGCCGCGAGACCCGCCCGGTGCCGGACGGTTCCTGCGACCTCACCGCACATGTGGCCCTGGACGCCTGTGCGGCGGCGTTCACCGCCACCCCCGGGGCCGCCGCCGGCCCCGGCCCCGCCCTGCTCACCCAGCGCGAGGCCCTCCAGGGCCTCGGCGTCCACGGCGGTCGCCCCCCGCTCTCGCTTGCCTCCACCGACCCGGCCGCGTACGTCCGGGCGCTGAGCGGCGCCGGTGAGGCGGCCGAGCTGACGGCCCGCGGCGGCCTCGGCGACTTCGGCTGGCTGCTCTGTCCCGTCGGCACGGAACTGCCGCCCCTCGGCTCGGAACCGCCGCCGCGCACCACGGAACCGCCGCCCCCCGGCACCGACCCGGGAGGCGGGGGCGGATGA